From the genome of Chania multitudinisentens RB-25, one region includes:
- the aat gene encoding leucyl/phenylalanyl-tRNA--protein transferase: MRIVKLSPQSLVFPSPEGALREPNGLLAMGGDLAPSRLLAAYERGIFPWFSPGEPILWWSPDPRAVMFPEECHASRSLKRFLRNNPFQITLNHDFAAVIAACAQRPPAEGTWIGPEIQQAYLQLHRQGNAHSVEVWQGDELVGGLYGVAQGALFCGESMFSRTANASKCALMAFNRHFTAYGGELVDCQVLNTHTARLGARDIPRRQFLQLLSNLQRKVLAPECWLPQVIPPQQVEPPSPAG; encoded by the coding sequence ATGCGTATTGTTAAACTCTCTCCGCAATCCTTGGTGTTTCCCTCGCCAGAGGGGGCTTTGCGCGAGCCTAATGGCCTGTTGGCCATGGGTGGCGATCTGGCACCTTCACGCCTGCTGGCCGCCTACGAACGCGGTATTTTCCCCTGGTTCTCACCAGGGGAACCGATTTTATGGTGGTCACCCGATCCCCGCGCCGTGATGTTCCCTGAGGAATGCCACGCCAGTCGCAGCCTTAAGCGCTTCCTGCGTAACAACCCATTCCAAATCACCCTTAATCACGACTTTGCTGCGGTGATTGCCGCCTGTGCACAACGGCCCCCGGCAGAAGGAACCTGGATCGGCCCAGAAATACAACAGGCCTATTTACAACTGCACCGGCAGGGAAACGCCCATTCCGTTGAAGTCTGGCAGGGTGATGAACTGGTTGGCGGGCTGTACGGTGTTGCTCAAGGGGCACTGTTTTGCGGTGAATCCATGTTCAGCCGCACTGCTAACGCCTCAAAATGCGCCTTAATGGCATTTAACCGCCATTTTACCGCTTATGGCGGAGAATTGGTTGACTGCCAGGTGCTTAACACTCACACTGCTCGGCTTGGAGCGAGAGACATTCCCCGCCGCCAATTTTTGCAGCTGTTGAGCAACCTTCAGCGCAAGGTGTTAGCGCCGGAATGCTGGCTGCCACAAGTCATACCCCCACAGCAGGTTGAACCACCCTCCCCAGCAGGCTAA
- the infA gene encoding translation initiation factor IF-1, whose amino-acid sequence MAKEDNIEMQGTVLDTLPNTMFRVELENGHVVTAHISGKMRKNYIRILTGDKVTVELTPYDLSKGRIVFRSR is encoded by the coding sequence ATGGCCAAAGAAGACAATATTGAAATGCAGGGCACCGTTCTTGATACGCTGCCGAACACCATGTTCCGCGTTGAATTGGAAAACGGGCACGTGGTAACCGCTCATATCTCCGGTAAAATGCGTAAAAACTATATCCGCATCCTGACGGGTGACAAAGTCACTGTAGAGCTGACCCCGTACGACCTGAGCAAAGGCCGCATTGTCTTCCGTAGCCGTTAA
- the clpA gene encoding ATP-dependent Clp protease ATP-binding subunit ClpA, producing the protein MLNQELELSLNMAFARAREHRHEFMTVEHLLLALLSNPAAREALEACTVDLAALRQELEAFIEQTTPTLPASEEERDTQPTLSFQRVLQRAVFHVQSSGRNEVSGANVLVAIFSEQESQAAYLLRKHDVSRLDVVNFISHGTRKDEPGQAPNAENPVNEDQSGGEDRMENFTTNLNQLARVGGIDPLIGRDSELERTIQVLCRRRKNNPLLVGESGVGKTAIAEGLAWRIVQGDVPEVMADCTLYSLDIGSLLAGTKYRGDFEKRFKALLKQLEQDQNSILFIDEIHTIIGAGAASGGQVDAANLIKPLLSSGKIRVIGSTTYQEFSNIFEKDRALARRFQKIDITEPTPEETIQIINGLKTKYEAHHDVRYTAKAIRAAVELSVKYINDRHLPDKAIDVIDEAGARSRLMPVSRRKKTINVADIESVVARIARIPEKTVSASDRDVLKNLGDRLKMLVFGQDPAIEALTEAIKMSRAGLGQDRKPVGSFLFAGPTGVGKTEVTVQLAKALDIELLRFDMSEYMERHTVSRLIGAPPGYVGFDQGGLLTDAVIKHPHAVVLLDEIEKAHPDVFNLLLQVMDNGTLTDNNGRKANFRNVILVMTTNAGVRETERKSIGLIEQDNSIDAMEEIKKVFTPEFRNRLDNVIWFNHLSTTVIQQVVDKFIVELQAQLDAKGVSLEVSDEARDWLSVKGYDRAMGARPMARVMQENLKKPLANELLFGSLVDGGSVKVELDKDKKQLTYHFLSAAMRKADEGALH; encoded by the coding sequence ATGCTCAATCAAGAACTGGAACTCAGTCTCAACATGGCTTTCGCCAGGGCGCGTGAGCACAGACACGAGTTTATGACCGTGGAGCACCTGTTGCTGGCATTACTCAGCAACCCTGCCGCACGCGAAGCGCTTGAGGCATGTACGGTGGATCTGGCGGCATTACGTCAGGAACTGGAAGCCTTTATCGAGCAAACAACACCTACGCTGCCCGCCAGCGAAGAAGAGCGTGATACTCAACCCACGCTCAGTTTTCAGCGTGTGCTGCAACGTGCGGTATTCCATGTGCAATCTTCTGGCCGCAATGAAGTCTCTGGCGCCAATGTGCTGGTGGCGATCTTCAGCGAACAGGAGTCGCAGGCGGCTTACCTGTTGCGTAAACACGATGTCAGCCGTTTGGACGTGGTGAACTTTATTTCGCATGGGACGCGTAAAGATGAGCCGGGCCAGGCTCCGAATGCAGAGAACCCGGTAAACGAAGATCAGTCAGGAGGGGAAGACCGTATGGAAAACTTCACCACCAACCTGAATCAACTGGCACGTGTAGGCGGTATCGATCCGTTGATTGGCCGTGACAGTGAATTGGAACGCACGATTCAAGTATTGTGCCGTCGCCGTAAAAACAACCCGTTGCTGGTCGGGGAGTCCGGTGTGGGTAAAACGGCGATCGCCGAAGGGCTGGCCTGGCGTATCGTGCAAGGGGATGTGCCGGAGGTAATGGCCGATTGCACATTGTACTCGCTGGATATCGGTTCGCTGCTGGCAGGCACTAAGTACCGCGGCGATTTCGAGAAGCGTTTCAAAGCATTGCTGAAACAGTTGGAACAAGATCAGAACAGCATTTTGTTTATCGACGAGATTCACACCATCATCGGTGCCGGTGCGGCTTCCGGTGGGCAGGTGGATGCTGCCAACCTGATTAAACCACTGCTGTCGAGCGGCAAGATCCGGGTGATCGGTTCTACCACTTATCAGGAGTTCAGTAATATTTTCGAAAAAGACCGTGCTTTAGCGCGTCGCTTCCAGAAAATCGATATTACCGAGCCAACGCCGGAAGAAACCATTCAGATCATCAATGGTCTGAAAACCAAATATGAAGCGCACCACGATGTGCGTTATACCGCCAAGGCGATACGCGCAGCGGTTGAGCTTTCGGTGAAATATATCAACGATCGCCATCTGCCGGATAAGGCAATTGACGTGATCGACGAAGCGGGGGCTCGTAGCCGGTTAATGCCGGTGAGCAGACGTAAGAAAACCATCAATGTGGCAGATATTGAGTCGGTGGTCGCTCGCATTGCGCGCATCCCGGAAAAAACCGTTTCAGCCAGCGATCGCGATGTGCTGAAAAACCTGGGCGATCGCCTGAAAATGCTGGTGTTTGGCCAAGATCCAGCGATTGAAGCATTGACTGAAGCGATCAAAATGAGCCGTGCTGGCTTGGGGCAGGATCGGAAACCGGTGGGGTCCTTCCTGTTTGCCGGGCCGACCGGTGTTGGGAAAACTGAGGTTACGGTGCAACTGGCGAAGGCTCTGGATATCGAATTACTGCGGTTTGATATGTCCGAGTATATGGAACGCCATACCGTCAGCCGCCTGATTGGTGCACCTCCGGGTTATGTGGGCTTCGATCAGGGTGGTCTGCTGACGGATGCGGTGATTAAACATCCGCATGCTGTGGTGCTGCTGGATGAAATCGAAAAGGCGCATCCTGATGTGTTTAACCTGCTGCTGCAAGTGATGGACAACGGGACGCTCACCGATAACAACGGCCGCAAGGCAAATTTCCGCAACGTTATCCTGGTGATGACCACCAATGCCGGCGTGCGTGAAACAGAGCGTAAATCGATTGGCCTGATCGAACAGGATAACAGCATCGATGCGATGGAAGAGATCAAGAAAGTGTTTACACCAGAGTTCCGTAACCGTCTGGATAACGTTATCTGGTTCAACCATCTGTCTACCACGGTGATCCAGCAGGTTGTTGACAAGTTTATTGTTGAACTGCAGGCGCAGTTGGATGCGAAAGGCGTGTCGCTGGAAGTGAGTGACGAAGCACGCGACTGGCTGTCGGTGAAAGGCTATGATCGTGCGATGGGAGCGCGGCCAATGGCACGTGTGATGCAGGAAAACCTGAAGAAACCGTTGGCTAATGAACTGTTGTTTGGTTCTTTGGTGGATGGCGGCTCGGTGAAAGTTGAGCTGGATAAGGATAAAAAGCAGTTAACCTATCATTTCCTCAGCGCAGCGATGCGTAAAGCGGATGAAGGCGCATTGCACTAA
- the clpS gene encoding ATP-dependent Clp protease adapter ClpS yields the protein MGKSDGWLNFEHLAEEKQIDAVKPPSMYKVILNNDDYTPMEFVIDVLQKFFSYDIERATQLMLTVHYQGKAICGVFTAEVAETKVAHVNRYARKHEHPLLCTLEKA from the coding sequence ATGGGCAAAAGTGACGGTTGGCTGAATTTTGAACATTTGGCTGAAGAAAAACAAATCGATGCGGTAAAACCGCCATCAATGTATAAAGTTATACTTAACAACGATGATTACACGCCGATGGAATTTGTGATTGACGTTCTGCAAAAGTTCTTTTCTTATGATATTGAACGTGCAACGCAATTGATGCTTACGGTCCACTATCAAGGCAAGGCGATTTGCGGTGTTTTCACCGCTGAGGTCGCGGAAACCAAGGTAGCCCATGTGAACCGTTACGCAAGAAAGCATGAGCATCCGTTGCTTTGTACGCTAGAAAAAGCCTGA
- the cspD gene encoding cold shock-like protein CspD, translating into METGTVKWFNNAKGFGFICPEGGGEDIFAHYSTIKMDGYRTLKAGQQVRFDVHQGPKGNHASLILPLESEALA; encoded by the coding sequence ATGGAGACGGGTACTGTTAAATGGTTCAATAACGCCAAAGGTTTTGGCTTTATTTGCCCCGAAGGCGGTGGCGAAGATATTTTCGCCCATTATTCGACAATCAAGATGGATGGTTACAGAACGCTAAAAGCTGGCCAACAAGTCAGGTTTGACGTTCATCAAGGGCCAAAAGGGAACCATGCGAGCCTTATTCTGCCGCTGGAAAGCGAGGCATTAGCCTAA
- the macB gene encoding macrolide ABC transporter ATP-binding protein/permease MacB, whose product MAALLELSGIRRSYLSGEQTVDVLKDVSLSIEAGEMVAIMGASGSGKSTLMNLLGCLDKPSAGIYRVAGQDVATLNNDALAQLRREHFGFIFQRYHLLPHLSAAHNVEVPAVYAGLGKSARRERAIALLQRLGLGDRIAYRPSQLSGGQQQRVSIARALMNGGQVILADEPTGALDSHSGEEVMTILKQLCEQGHTVIIVTHDPAVARQAERIIEIRDGEIIADSHSATQGHAPAKTLELASPAASWRQMFGRFREALVMAWRAMAANKMRTALTMLGIIIGIASVVSILVIGDAAKQMVLADIKSIGTNTVDIYPGKDFGDDDPIYRQALKYSDLEALREQPYVSALSPKISSSMRLRFGNIDVAANVTGASEQFFRVYGMTFTQGTGLDPLQVQSHAQVVVIDANTQRRLFPYQNNVVGEVILVGNMPATVVGVAKEKQSMFGSSQTLNVWVPYTTMANRLVGKDSFDSITVRILDGYNSQEAEQQLTRFLTLRHGKKDFFTYNMDSLVQTAEKTTRTLQLFLTLVAVISLVVGGIGVMNIMLVSVTERTREIGIRMAVGARSGDVLQQFLIEAVLVCLVGGALGIALSFAIGLLVQSVLPGWQISFPPAALLSAFLCSTGIGVVFGYLPARNAARLNPIDALARE is encoded by the coding sequence ATGGCAGCGTTGTTGGAATTGAGTGGTATCCGGCGTAGCTATCTCTCCGGCGAGCAGACGGTGGATGTGCTGAAAGATGTCAGTCTGAGCATTGAGGCCGGTGAAATGGTGGCGATTATGGGGGCTTCCGGCTCCGGTAAATCGACGCTGATGAATCTCCTCGGTTGCCTGGATAAGCCCAGCGCTGGGATCTATCGGGTTGCCGGGCAGGATGTGGCGACTCTCAATAACGATGCGTTGGCACAGCTGCGGCGCGAGCATTTTGGTTTTATCTTCCAGCGTTATCATCTGCTGCCACATTTGAGCGCGGCGCATAATGTCGAAGTGCCTGCGGTGTATGCCGGTTTAGGCAAAAGCGCCCGGCGGGAAAGGGCGATTGCGTTGCTGCAACGCCTGGGGTTGGGCGATCGTATCGCGTATCGACCTAGTCAGCTTTCTGGTGGGCAGCAGCAGCGGGTCAGCATTGCCAGGGCATTGATGAACGGCGGGCAGGTGATTCTGGCGGATGAACCAACGGGAGCGCTCGACAGCCATTCCGGTGAAGAAGTCATGACCATCCTCAAGCAACTGTGCGAGCAGGGGCACACGGTGATTATTGTGACGCATGATCCGGCAGTGGCACGCCAGGCGGAACGGATTATTGAAATCCGCGATGGGGAAATCATTGCCGATTCTCATTCAGCCACGCAGGGCCATGCACCGGCGAAAACCTTGGAGCTGGCAAGCCCAGCGGCCTCTTGGCGGCAAATGTTTGGCCGCTTTCGTGAGGCATTGGTGATGGCCTGGCGGGCAATGGCCGCCAATAAAATGCGCACGGCACTGACTATGCTGGGGATCATCATTGGTATTGCTTCTGTGGTGTCGATCCTGGTGATTGGCGATGCGGCCAAACAAATGGTGCTGGCGGATATAAAATCGATCGGCACTAATACCGTGGATATCTATCCGGGTAAGGATTTTGGAGATGACGATCCGATTTATCGCCAAGCCTTGAAATATAGCGATCTGGAGGCACTGCGTGAACAGCCTTATGTCAGTGCGCTGTCCCCCAAGATTAGCAGCAGTATGCGGCTACGCTTTGGCAATATTGATGTGGCGGCTAATGTTACCGGTGCCAGTGAACAGTTTTTCCGGGTTTACGGCATGACGTTTACCCAGGGTACTGGTCTCGATCCGCTGCAAGTGCAATCGCATGCGCAGGTGGTGGTGATTGACGCTAATACTCAGCGCCGCCTGTTTCCATATCAGAACAATGTGGTGGGTGAAGTGATTCTGGTCGGCAATATGCCTGCCACGGTGGTGGGAGTGGCAAAAGAAAAGCAGTCGATGTTCGGCAGCAGCCAGACGCTGAATGTGTGGGTGCCTTACACGACGATGGCCAATCGATTAGTGGGAAAAGACAGTTTTGATTCCATTACGGTGCGTATTCTTGATGGCTATAACAGCCAGGAGGCGGAACAGCAATTGACTCGCTTTCTGACGCTGCGTCACGGTAAGAAGGACTTCTTCACTTACAATATGGACAGCCTGGTGCAGACGGCAGAAAAAACCACCCGTACTCTGCAACTGTTCTTGACTCTGGTGGCGGTGATTTCACTGGTGGTTGGGGGGATTGGGGTGATGAATATCATGCTGGTTTCGGTGACAGAAAGAACGCGCGAAATTGGTATTCGTATGGCCGTGGGTGCCCGTTCTGGCGATGTCCTCCAGCAATTCCTGATCGAAGCGGTGCTGGTTTGCCTGGTTGGGGGCGCTTTGGGGATCGCCTTGTCGTTCGCTATCGGCTTGCTGGTGCAGTCAGTGTTACCGGGCTGGCAGATCAGTTTTCCACCGGCCGCATTGCTGAGTGCGTTTCTGTGCTCTACGGGAATTGGCGTGGTGTTTGGCTATTTGCCCGCACGCAATGCGGCAAGGCTGAACCCGATTGACGCTTTGGCACGCGAGTAA
- the macA gene encoding macrolide transporter subunit MacA produces MWLIRRKKRWVISLVVLAVIAVIAYWRLNHPAPVVFKTVKVAQRELQQNVLATGQLDAVRKVDVGAQVSGQLESLKVEIGDRVEKGQLLGIIDPQQAQNSIREGEATLQELQAQLRQTQAEQQLAAVTLQRNRELANKQAVSRQDLDKYATELAVKEAQVETIRAQIMRNQASLDTARINLAYTRIEAPMAGEVVQITTLQGQTVIAAQQAPNILTLADMSTMLVKAQVSEADVINLKPGQKAWFTVLGDPNKRFDGVLKDIQPTPEKVNNAIFYYARFEVPNPEGLLRLQMTAQVHIQLSGVSDALVIPLAALGEQVADNRYHVAVLQQGQEQQREVTIGIRNNIDVQIVSGLALGEEVIISRGGAGEN; encoded by the coding sequence ATGTGGTTAATAAGGCGTAAAAAACGCTGGGTGATCAGCCTGGTTGTGCTGGCGGTTATTGCGGTAATAGCATATTGGCGCTTGAACCATCCGGCCCCCGTGGTGTTTAAAACGGTCAAGGTTGCCCAGCGCGAGTTGCAGCAAAATGTCTTGGCAACCGGCCAGTTGGACGCCGTGCGTAAGGTGGATGTGGGAGCGCAGGTCAGTGGGCAACTGGAAAGTCTGAAGGTTGAAATTGGCGACAGGGTGGAAAAGGGGCAACTGCTTGGCATTATCGATCCGCAGCAGGCGCAGAACAGCATTCGTGAAGGTGAAGCCACGTTGCAGGAATTGCAGGCTCAACTGCGGCAGACACAGGCAGAACAGCAGTTAGCAGCGGTGACGTTGCAGCGCAATCGTGAGTTGGCTAATAAGCAGGCCGTATCGCGCCAGGATCTGGATAAATATGCCACTGAGCTGGCAGTGAAAGAAGCGCAGGTTGAAACCATCCGAGCGCAAATCATGAGAAATCAGGCCAGTCTGGATACCGCGAGAATTAATCTGGCCTATACCCGCATTGAGGCACCGATGGCCGGAGAGGTGGTGCAGATCACCACCTTACAAGGCCAGACGGTAATTGCTGCGCAACAGGCCCCCAACATTTTGACGCTGGCGGATATGAGCACCATGCTGGTGAAGGCACAGGTGTCTGAAGCCGATGTGATCAACCTGAAACCGGGCCAAAAAGCCTGGTTTACCGTGTTGGGCGATCCGAACAAACGCTTCGACGGGGTGCTGAAAGATATCCAACCGACGCCGGAAAAGGTCAATAACGCCATTTTTTACTATGCCCGTTTTGAAGTGCCGAATCCTGAAGGGCTATTGCGCCTGCAAATGACGGCTCAGGTACATATTCAGCTTTCCGGCGTTAGCGATGCGTTGGTGATCCCGCTGGCAGCATTAGGGGAGCAAGTTGCCGATAATCGCTACCATGTGGCGGTGTTGCAGCAGGGGCAAGAACAACAGCGTGAAGTCACCATCGGCATACGCAACAATATTGATGTGCAGATCGTCAGCGGGTTGGCGCTGGGTGAGGAAGTGATTATCAGCCGCGGTGGCGCGGGGGAGAACTGA
- a CDS encoding ATP-dependent endonuclease — MFLERIEIVGFRGINRLSLMLDDNTVLLGENAWGKSSLLDAMTFLLAPEQTLYRFETRDFHFPPGDEAAKERHLQIIFTFCEKDIGHAHLPRYRHLSPLWSKGEDNLSRIHYCCEGELEDDGTVCTWRRFLDANGNALHLHHIDQLVRALIRIHPVLRLRDARFIRRLRPSSLTDHLPADNEALAQQLDQLTRELVRNPQKLTNSELRQGLAAMQQLLEHYFAEQGSQVAGPRRHRHTREPQAWRSLDSINRMIAEPNSRSMRLILLGMFSTLLQARGNVKLDPHARPLLLVEDPETRLHPIMLSVAWSLLNQMPLQRITTTNSSELVSLVPVEHVCRLVRESARVATYRLGPRGLSPEDGRRIAFHIRFNRPSSLFARCWLLVEGETEVWLLNELARQCGYHFEAEGIRVIEFAQCGLRPLLKFARRMGIEWHALVDGDEAGKKYANTVRSLLDNHEDNERDRLTALPAPDMEHFMYKEGFSAVYHRVAAVPLKVQMPVRKVIIKAVHRASKPDLAIEVAMQAGEWGVDSVPPLLKKMFSRVIWLARGRAD; from the coding sequence ATGTTCTTAGAACGTATTGAGATTGTAGGATTCCGTGGCATAAACCGGCTTTCACTGATGCTGGATGACAACACGGTATTACTGGGTGAAAACGCCTGGGGTAAATCCAGTTTACTGGATGCGATGACGTTTCTTTTAGCGCCGGAACAGACCTTATACCGTTTTGAAACCCGTGACTTCCACTTCCCGCCAGGAGATGAAGCCGCCAAAGAACGCCATCTACAGATTATTTTCACGTTTTGTGAAAAGGATATTGGTCACGCACATTTACCCCGTTATCGCCATCTTTCACCGCTTTGGTCGAAGGGGGAGGATAATCTGAGCCGCATTCACTACTGCTGTGAGGGGGAACTGGAAGATGATGGCACGGTGTGTACCTGGCGCCGTTTTCTTGATGCTAACGGCAATGCGCTGCATCTGCATCATATCGATCAACTGGTGCGTGCGCTAATCCGCATTCATCCGGTATTACGCCTGCGTGATGCGCGCTTTATCCGCCGCCTGCGCCCCAGCTCACTCACCGATCATCTTCCCGCTGACAACGAAGCCCTGGCGCAGCAGTTGGATCAATTGACGCGTGAACTGGTACGCAATCCACAAAAGCTGACCAATTCCGAGCTGCGTCAAGGGTTGGCGGCAATGCAGCAGCTTCTGGAACACTACTTTGCTGAACAGGGGTCACAAGTGGCGGGGCCACGCCGCCATCGCCATACCAGGGAGCCGCAGGCATGGCGTTCGCTGGATAGCATTAACCGCATGATTGCTGAACCCAACAGCCGCAGCATGCGCCTGATCCTGTTGGGAATGTTCTCCACGCTGTTGCAGGCCAGGGGCAATGTCAAGCTCGATCCTCATGCCCGCCCCTTGTTGCTGGTGGAAGACCCGGAAACACGTCTGCACCCCATTATGCTGTCGGTTGCCTGGAGTTTGCTCAATCAGATGCCGTTGCAGCGGATCACTACCACCAACTCCAGCGAACTGGTTTCTTTGGTGCCGGTGGAGCATGTTTGCCGCCTGGTGCGTGAATCTGCCAGGGTGGCGACTTACCGCCTCGGGCCGCGTGGTTTAAGCCCAGAGGATGGGCGGCGCATTGCGTTTCACATTCGCTTTAACCGTCCTTCTTCATTATTTGCCCGCTGTTGGCTATTGGTTGAAGGGGAAACCGAAGTCTGGCTGCTGAACGAATTGGCGCGCCAGTGTGGTTATCATTTTGAAGCAGAAGGGATACGGGTCATTGAGTTTGCCCAATGTGGCCTGCGGCCATTGCTGAAATTTGCACGCCGGATGGGGATTGAATGGCATGCTTTGGTTGATGGCGACGAAGCGGGAAAAAAATATGCTAATACCGTCCGCAGCCTGTTGGATAACCATGAAGATAATGAGCGCGACCGTTTAACTGCGTTACCGGCACCGGATATGGAACATTTTATGTACAAAGAAGGGTTCAGTGCGGTTTATCACCGGGTGGCCGCAGTTCCCCTCAAAGTACAGATGCCGGTGCGTAAAGTGATCATCAAAGCGGTACATCGTGCTTCAAAACCGGATTTAGCCATTGAAGTGGCAATGCAGGCGGGAGAATGGGGCGTTGATTCGGTGCCTCCTTTGCTGAAAAAAATGTTTTCGCGGGTGATCTGGCTGGCGCGTGGCCGGGCCGATTAG
- a CDS encoding lysine exporter LysO family protein has protein sequence MYSGLLIILFPLVAGYLIPLRSKALIQAINRLLSWMVYVILFFMGISLAFLENLSSNLVLIFQYTAVFFLCIFCANLLLLVLLERRHPWKNNHRQEKLPSRLHMALESLKLCGVVLGGFALGLTQWPWLQWANAGSEYALIFLLLLVGIQLRNSGMTLRQIVLNRRGLLVAVVVAASALAGGALAAQLLGLPLKTGLAMASGFGWYSLSGILITDAYGPVLGSAAFFNDLARELVAIMLIPTLVRRSRSSALGLCGATSMDFTLPVLQRSGGLEIVPPAIVHGFLLSLLAPVLIALFS, from the coding sequence ATGTATTCAGGACTGCTGATTATTCTGTTTCCGCTGGTCGCCGGTTATCTTATCCCTTTGCGCAGCAAAGCCCTGATTCAGGCCATTAACCGGCTGTTAAGCTGGATGGTGTATGTCATTTTGTTCTTTATGGGGATCAGCCTGGCATTTTTGGAGAATCTCAGCAGCAATCTGGTGCTGATATTTCAGTACACCGCCGTGTTTTTCCTGTGCATTTTCTGCGCCAATCTGTTGTTACTCGTTCTGTTGGAACGCCGCCATCCGTGGAAAAATAACCACAGGCAGGAAAAACTGCCTTCACGCCTGCACATGGCGCTGGAATCGCTGAAACTATGCGGCGTGGTGTTGGGTGGTTTTGCACTGGGGCTAACCCAATGGCCGTGGTTGCAGTGGGCCAACGCAGGCAGCGAATATGCTCTGATTTTTCTGCTATTACTGGTCGGTATTCAGCTACGGAACAGCGGTATGACGCTGCGCCAGATTGTGCTCAACCGCCGTGGCCTGTTAGTGGCGGTGGTCGTCGCTGCCAGCGCGCTGGCTGGCGGTGCCTTGGCGGCACAACTGCTGGGGCTGCCATTGAAAACCGGGCTGGCAATGGCTTCCGGCTTCGGTTGGTATTCTCTTTCCGGCATCCTGATTACCGATGCTTATGGCCCAGTATTGGGTAGTGCCGCATTTTTTAACGATTTAGCGCGCGAGCTGGTCGCCATTATGCTGATCCCCACGCTGGTACGCCGCAGCCGTTCTTCAGCGCTGGGGTTATGTGGCGCCACTTCCATGGACTTTACCCTGCCGGTTCTGCAACGCAGCGGCGGGCTGGAAATCGTTCCCCCAGCAATCGTGCATGGTTTTCTGTTAAGCCTATTAGCACCGGTGCTCATCGCCCTGTTTTCTTGA